From one Lycium ferocissimum isolate CSIRO_LF1 chromosome 5, AGI_CSIRO_Lferr_CH_V1, whole genome shotgun sequence genomic stretch:
- the LOC132055210 gene encoding F-box/LRR-repeat protein 3-like has product MPTECKYFPEECWEQIFSRLPHQSDLESVSLVCKQFLALTNRICLHLSVIHHDTLSKLIHRFPNLISIDLSDFHSDLDLILFELANCVSYIPNLRQLDFSRQIKLPIEGLKELGRKFKGLRVFKCRKLAIINDSYLNTIAESFAFLEELDISYPRPFDRPPNPSELDLTDSGIEFLSVNLTNMRKINISGNYRITDRSLVALSMNCLNLQAIQVEDCALLTLKEVLSMQRACAALSWISVSNIHNGLSSSGFKCLTTSSRALQTLGISNSIISDELLFLLAKASLPLYKLSLSWYFLTDESINDLSQYLQSLVTIYLSNCVKLSISTFFTLATNCPSLEDVCMKNIRLRVKDCFHNGAKNPRIRTVNLQRNSYLDDDSLTKIALMCPNMESLYVCLCRSVIEAGIASALEVCNHIRNLEFVGCPLIKHIGNGAELPNLEVINAADSTLSDEGLAIIGSRCSRLLKLNLHNYEGVTIEGIQAMVKNCTSLREINLKRCVQVSVNSLNSIVSFSSSLRRVFPPKSDGFHDSLRGFSWHNGCLVSSSCKMSFELITLRFYQGGLLKGKGKERYVGGEVTDIYDVDIDKFPTLN; this is encoded by the exons ATGCCGACAGAATGCAAATACTTCCCTGAAGAATGTTGGGAACAGATATTCAGTCGTCTCCCTCACCAATCTGACTTGGAATCAGTTTCTTTAGTATGCAAGCAATTTCTTGCTCTCACCAATCGTATATGCCTCCATTTGTCTGTAATACACCACGATACCCTCTCTAAACTCATTCACCGGTTTCCCAATCTTATTTCTATTGATCTTAGTGATTTCCACAGTGATCTTGATCTTATTCTCTTTGAGCTTGCCAATTGTGTCTCCTATATACCCAATCTacgacaacttgacttctctagaCAGATTAAATTACCCATTGAGGGGTTGAAGGAATTGGGGCGTAAATTTAAGGGTTTGAGGGTTTTCAAGTGTAGAAAACTTGCCATTATAAATGACTCTTATTTGAATACTATAGCAGAGTCATTTGCGTTTTTGGAAGAACTTGATATTAGCTATCCACGGCCCTTTGATAGACCTCCAAACCCTAGCGAATTGGACTTGACTGATTCTGGGATTGAGTTTCTATCGGTTAATTTGACGAATATGCGTAAGATCAATATTTCTGGGAATTATCGTATTACTGATAGGTCCCTTGTTGCTCTGtctatgaattgtttgaatttaCAAGCCATTCAGGTGGAGGATTGCGCTTTGCTTACTTTAAAAGAGGTCCTTTCTATGCAACGTGCTTGTGCTGCTTTGAGTTGGATTTCAGTCTCAAATATTCACAATGGTCTATCAAGTTCCGGTTTTAAATGTTTGACTACTTCTAGTCGAGCTTTACAGACACTTGGAATTTCTAACTCGATTATTTCAGATGAATTACTCTTCTTGTTGGCCAAGGCCTCTCTCCCTCTGTATAAGCTTTCGCTTTCTTGGT ATTTCTTGACTGATGAGTCTATAAATGATTTATCTCAATATCTACAAAGTCTTGTTACCATTTATCTCAGCAATTGTGTGAAATTGAGCATTTCTACGTTTTTCACGCTTGCAACAAATTGCCCTTCACTAGAAGATGTTTGCATGAAGAATATTCGTTTGAGGGTGAAAGATTGTTTTCATAATGGTGCGAAGAACCCAAGAATTAGGACTGTTAATTTGCAGCGTAACTCGTACCTGGATGATGACTCTCTCACAAAAATTGCTTTAATGTGCCCCAATATGGAGAGTCTCTATGTGTGCTTGTGTAGAAGTGTTATAGAGGCAGGTATTGCTTCTGCTCTTGAGGTGTGCAATCATATCAGGAACTTGGAATTTGTTGGATGTCCATTGATTAAACATATAGGAAATGGCGCTGAACTGCCTAATCTTGAGGTAATCAATGCAGCTGATTCAACATTAAGTGATGAAGGCCTGGCCATTATTGGGAGCAGATGTTCTCGCCTATTGAAGTTAAACTTGCATAATTATGAAGGAGTGACAATAGAGGGCATACAGGCTATGGTAAAAAATTGTACATCATTGAGAGAGATAAACTTGAAGAGGTGTGTTCAAGTCAGTGTTAATTCTCTAAATAGTATAGTATCTTTTTCTTCATCACTGAGGAGAGTTTTTCCGCCCAAATCTGATGGTTTTCATGATAGCTTGAGGGGATTTTCCTGGCACAACGGATGTCTAGTTTCATCGA GTTGTAAAATGTCTTTTGAACTGATTACTTTGAGATTTTACCAAGGTGGACTTTTAAAGGGTAAGGGTAAAGAAAGATATGTTGGGGGAGAGGTTACTGATATTTATGATGTGGACATAGATAAATTTCCTACTTTGAATTGA
- the LOC132055211 gene encoding uncharacterized protein LOC132055211 — protein sequence MANGCKNLPEECWELIFNRLHHQSDLESFSLVCKQFLSLTNRLRVHLSVIDSTLLIHGTISKLIHRFLNLNSIDLSNFKGDLDPVLIDLANSISYTSNLEQLDISGHKKLPVKGLKELGLKLKGLRVLKCSNLIVLRDTDLYVIAELFPFLEELDISYPGTDLDSGSRYSAHDVSNWTVTDSGVEVLSVNLSSLRKINVSGNHLISDRSLVALSMNCLNLEGVEVEDCALVTLKGILSLLRTCAALRWISMSEIHVARSSSDFECLATSSRSLQTLEVSNSFITDEFLFLVAKASLPLYRLSLSWCTYFTLSGISSLLCAYRTLKCLSLVEVNFLTDESMNDLSQYLQCLDTIDLSRCVRLTILTFFTLARNCPSLEEVNMENTSIGMTKDCFPNGVKNPRIRAVNLAHNSSLDDDALTKVASMCPNMEILDVSSCTSLTEAGIASALAMCSQIRKLQFDDCPLTVHIGKGAELPNLEAISAAGSALNDEGLAMIGSRCSRLVKLNLENCKEVTAEGIEAMVKNCRSLREINLKKCPQVSINSLSSLVFSSPSLRRVIPPCCSAFSDGLRGFYLHHGCRVSSG from the coding sequence ATGGCTAATGGATGCAAAAATTTGCCTGAAGAATGTTGGGAACTAATATTCAATCGTCTCCATCACCAATCTGACTTGGAATCATTTTCTTTGGTATGCAAACAGTTTCTTTCTCTCACAAATCGTCTACGTGTCCATTTATCTGTAATTGACTCAACTTTGCTTATCCATGGTACCATATCTAAACTCATTCAcagatttttgaatcttaatTCTATTGATCTTAGTAATTTCAAAGGTGATCTTGATCCTGTTCTTATTGATCTTGCCAATTCTATATCATATACGTCCAATCTTGAACAACTTGATATCTCGGGTCACAAGAAATTACCCGTTAAGGGGTTGAAGGAATTGGGGTTAAAATTAAAGGGTTTGAGGGTTTTGAAATGTAGTAATCTCATTGTTTTACGTGACACTGATTTGTATGTTATAGCTGAGTTGTTTCCGTTTTTGGAAGAGCTTGATATTAGCTATCCAGGTACGGATTTGGATTCCGGTTCGAGATATAGTGCTCACGATGTTAGCAATTGGACTGTGACTGATTCTGGGGTTGAGGTTTTGTCGGTGAATTTGAGTAGTTTGCGTAAAATCAATGTTTCTGGGAATCATTTGATTTCTGATAGGTCCCTTGTTGCACTTTCTATGAATTGCTTGAATTTAGAAGGCGTTGAGGTGGAGGATTGCGCTTTGGTTACGCTAAAAGGGATCCTTTCGTTACTGCGTACTTGTGCTGCTTTGAGATGGATTTCAATGTCCGAGATTCATGTTGCTCGATCAAGTTCTGATTTTGAATGTTTGGCTACTTCTAGCCGATCTTTACAGACACTTGAGGTTTCCAACTCTTTTATTACGGATGAATTCCTCTTCTTGGTGGCTAAGGCTTCTCTCCCATTATATAGGCTTTCACTTAGTTGGTGTACATATTTCACATTATCTGGTATATCTTCGTTGTTGTGTGCGTATCGTACGCTTAAGTGCTTATCCCTGGTTGAAGTAAATTTTTTGACTGATGAGTCTATGAATGATTTATCCCAATATCTACAATGTCTTGATACCATTGATCTCAGCCGTTGTGTGAGGTTGACCATCTTGACGTTCTTCACACTTGCAAGAAATTGCCCTTCACTAGAAGAAGTTAACATGGAAAATACTAGTATTGGGATGACGAAGGATTGTTTTCCTAATGGTGTGAAGAACCCGAGAATAAGGGCTGTTAATTTGGCACATAACTCGTCCCTGGATGACGACGCTCTCACAAAAGTTGCTTCAATGTGCCCCAACATGGAGATTCTTGATGTGTCATCGTGTACTAGTCTTACTGAGGCTGGTATTGCTTCTGCTCTTGCGATGTGCAGTCAGATAAGGAAGTTGCAATTTGATGACTGTCCATTGACTGTACATATCGGAAAAGGTGCAGAATTGCCTAATCTTGAGGCTATTAGTGCAGCTGGTTCAGCATTAAATGATGAAGGCCTGGCCATGATTGGGAGCAGATGTTCTCGCCTGGTGAAATTAAACTTGGAGAACTGTAAAGAAGTGACAGCAGAAGGCATAGAGGCAATGGTGAAAAATTGTAGGTCATTGAGAGAGATAAACTTGAAAAAGTGTCCTCAAGTTAGTATCAATTCTCTAAGTAGTTTGGTGTTTTCGTCTCCATCACTAAGGAGAGTTATTCCACCCTGTTGCTCTGCTTTTAGTGATGGCTTGAGGGGATTTTACTTGCACCACGGATGTCGAGTGTCCTCAGGCTAG